TAAATAACAATTTTAAAAAAAACATGCTATAAATATAGTAAATAAGTTATTTTAAAAATTTTAAATATACTATAAAATATGAAAAAAATAAAAAATATAGCAATAATAGCCCATGTAGACCATGGAAAAACCACTTTAATAGATAAATTACTTAAAGAGTCAAAATATTACAAAGAAAAAAAAAATAAAGAAGAACGTATTATGGATTCTAACTTCTTAGAAAAAGAACGAGGTATTACAATATTGTCAAAACATGCATCTATATTTTGGAAAAATTATAAAATAAATATAGTAGATACTCCTGGGCATGCAGATTTCGGAGGAGAAGTTGAACGAATAATGTCTATGGTAGATTCTGTATTATTAATAGTAGATGCACTAGAAGGGCCTATGCCACAAACTAGATTTGTTACAAAAAAATCTTTTTTATACAATTTAAAACCAATAGTTGTAATAAACAAAATAGATAGAAAAAATTCTAGACCTAACTGGGTATTAGAAAAAATTTTTGACTTATTTATAAACTTAAATGCTACGGAAGAACAATTAGATTTCCCAATAGTATATACTTCTGCTGCATTAGGAACTTCTGGATTAGAAATAAATAATATAAAAAATAACATGATTCCACTAATAAAAACAATAATAAAATACACACCAGAAAAAATAAATTATTGTAATAAAAAATTAAAAATGCAAATATCACAAATACATTATGATAGTTATTTAGGACACATAGGAATAGGAAGAGTTAAATTCGGAACAATTAAAAAAAATCAGACTGTATTTGTAATAAATAATAAAAAAAAAAAATGTATTAGAAAAATAAATAAAATATTACATTATAAAGGGGTAGAAACGGTTGAAACAGATTCGTCTAGTGCTGGAGAAATAGTTTTAATATCTGGCATAGAAAACATTGAGATATCTGATACTATATGTGAAAAAAAAGATGAAATAGCTTTTCCTGACCTAATAATAGATAAACCTACAGTAAAAATATTTTTGTCAGTAAATACATCTCCTTTATCTGGAATTGAAGGAAAATATTTGACTTCTAGACAAATATTAAAAAGATTGAAAGAAGAAATCTCAAAAAATGTATCTTTAAAAATAGATTATAAAAACGACTCAAACACATTTTGCATATCTGGAAGAGGAGAACTGCATTTATCAATTTTAATTGAAACAATGAGAAGAGAAGGATTTGAAATGGAATTGTCAAGACCAAAAATAATTTTTAAAGATTATAAAAAAAAAATATATGAACCATATGAAAATTTGATAATAGACATAGAAAAAAAACACCAAGGAAACATAATGAAATTTATAGGAGAAAGAAAAGGAAGTTTAAAAAATATTATTGAAAGTAATGAAAAAAATAGAATATGCCTAGACTATTATATTTCAAGTAGAGCTTTAATAGGATTTCGATCAGAATTTAATAATATAACTTCTGGTACTGGCATATTTTATTCTTCTTTTAAAAAATATGATATAAAAAAATCGTATGAAATAGGGCAAAGGAAAAATGGAGTATTAATATCTAATAAAAGTGGAAAAGCACTAGGGTTTTCTTTATTTTCTTTACAAAACAGAGGGATATTATTTATAACACATGGAGAAAAAGTATACGAAGGACAAATCATAGGAATACATAATAGAGCAAACGATTTAACAGTTAATTGTTTAACTGGAAAAAAATTAACAAATATGAGAGCTTCAGGAAGCGATGAAGCAATAAATTTAAAAAAGCATACTATTATTACTTTAGAAAAAGCATTTAGTTTTATTAACGATGATGAACTAATAGAAATAACACCAAAAAAAATAAGATTAAGAAAAAAATATTTAAAAAGTAGTGAAAGAAAAAAATTTAAAAAAAATAAAATATAAAATTATTTTTTTAATAATATATTTATTAAATTAAAATATTTTTTTTTGTTATAAACTACTTTCAAATTTTCTGAATTTACTATGGTTCTAATTTTTTCTAAAGCATTATTAAAATTGTTATTTACAATCAAATAATCATAATCTTTATAACTTTTTATTTCTTCAGAAAATTTTTTCATTCTTTTTGAAATAATTTTATGACTATCTTGATTACGATGTTTTAATCTTCTAACTACTTCACTTTTAGATGGAGGGAGTATAAATATACTAGTAGAAAATAAAACTTTTTTTTTTATTTGCTTAGCACCATTATAATCAATATCCAAAAAAACATCTTTTCCTTTTTTTAACTGACGATTTATTTCAAAAAAACTAGTTCCATAATAATTATTAAAAATTTTTGCGTATTCTATAAATTTTTTTTTAATAATCATAGTTTTAAACATATTTCTGGAAACGAAATTATAATGTATCTTATCAATTTCATTACACCTTTTCTTTCTAGTTGTATAAGATATAGATAAAAAAATATTATTTGTAGTATCTTTTTCAAAAAATTTTTTTAATAAACTAGTTTTTCCTGTTCCGCTTGGTGCAGATAAGATAAAACATATACCAAAGTCTTTATTATTTTTCATAAAAATTATTTTAACAAACCTATCTTATCGTTAAGACACTCTTGTATATACTTTTTATTTTTAGAATAGTATTTTTTGTAACTATATTGTTTAATACACACTGTATAAATATATAGTCATCTATTTTAACTGAAAATACAACTATTCCAAAAATTATTTTACCATACTTTGTAATTTTTAAAATACGTTCTCCAATATTAGGAACATTTTTAGATATACTATATATTAAAAACAATTTTTTTTTGTTAGGATTTTTATATCTAATTCTAGATAAAATTTCTTGCCCCTTGTAACATCCTTTATGAAAACTCACTGCATTAAATTTTTCTAAGTTTAAAGAAGAAGGAAAAAATTTTTTGCAACTTTTTTTTTCTATTATAGGAAAGCCAATATCCATATCCCAAAAATCCCATTCTTGTAATGGTCTATAACAAAATTTTTTAAAATTATTTTCTATAAAAATTTGAATGTCTTTATAAGTAGAAATAATTATAAATCTTTTCATAACAGAATTTATTTTTAAAAATGTGAAATTATCCTTTTTTACAACTGACTTATTTAAAAAAGATATGCTAAAATATTTTTCTAAAAAAATAAGTGATTCTTTACCACAGATACCATATATAACAAAATTTTTAGACGTTAAAATATTAACTTTTGAAAAAACAGAATACTTTTTGATTTCATCAAATTGATATTTCAACACACTATTTCTATGTAAATATGCATAAGAACTACTAGAATAACGAAAAATTAAAAATACACTAATTACTCTACCGAATATATTACAACAAGAACCAACACCATATTCATGATTAGATAATAATGTTAAATCATTTGTAATCTGACTTTGTAAATATTTTTTACTATCTCTACCAGAAACTATAACTAAAGAAATATTACATAAATTATATAAAAAAAGTTTGTTACTATTAGAAACTTTTTTAAAATAACGAAAACAAAAACTGTGTTTCAAATATACCTCTGCAAAAAATTTATAAAATTTTAGTTTTAAAATTTAAAAAATACTTTTAAAATATATAAAAATAATTAACATAAATTAAAACAAATAAAATTTATTTTATCATATATATAAAATATATAATAGAGAAATATTATGAAACTTATGAAAATGAAAAAAAAATTAAAAGCCTTAAAAAAAAAAATGAAAACTTAAAAAAAACAACACACTATTATAAAAAAAGTAAAATATTAAACGAAATCAGAAAAACCTTATGTAAAAAAGATACATGGAAAAAAACTGATATAATACGAAAATTAAAAAAACATAAAAAACAGATAAAACAAGAAATATCTCCTATAAAAAAAAATTGCAGAAAAATAAAATATTTACTAGAATTAGTTGATTTATCTATAAAATTAAAAAATTATGAAATATTACAAGACATAAAGCATGAAACCAAAAAAATAAAAAAAAGCATAAAAGAAACTGAATTTTATAAAATGTTTTCTGGAAAAAATGATAAATTAAATTGTTATTTAGACATACAACCTGGATCAGGGGGTGTAGAATCACAAGATTGGGCAAATATGCTATTAAAAATGTACTTAAAATGGGCAAATAAAAAAAAATTTATAACAAAAATAATTTCTAAATATAAAGGAGAAATTGCAGGAATAAAATCAGCAACTATTTATATATCAGGAAATTTTGCATTAGGATGGTTTAGAACAGAGACAGGAATACACAGATTAGTTAGGAAAAGTCCATTTAATTCTACTGGTAAAAGACATACTTCTTTTGCATCAATATATGTTTATCCAGATATAAAGGAAAAAACTAAACTAAAAATGTTAAATTCAGATATTAAAATAGACGTATATAGATCTTCAGGAGCAGGCGGGCAACATGTAAACAAAACCGAGTCTGCAGTAAGAATAACACACATACCTACAAATTTAGTTACACAATGTCAAAACTATCGCTCTCAGCACAAAAACAAAGAACAAGCCATAAAACAAATGGAATCTAAATTATATAACTTAGAAATAAAAAAAAACAAAAATGCAAAAAAAGATTTAGAAAACTTAAAATCTAAAATAACATGGAGTAAACAAATTCGATCTTATATTCTAGACTTATCTATAGTAAAAGATACTAGAACTGGGGTAGAATCTAACAACATACAACATGTTTTAGAGGGTAACTTAGATACTTTCGTAAAAGCATCGTTAAAATTAGGAGTTTAAAAAAAATGAACAAAACAAACAAAATAATAAAAATATCTGAATCACATAAAATAAGAGAAGATAGTATAAAGTATATAAATAAACATAATTTTACTTATCCCAACAATTTTAATCCTAATACTACATGTAGAAAAATATTAAAAAAATATAAAAATTTATATGAAAAAAATGCAAATTTAATAAGTCAAGATATAAAAATAGCTGGCAGAATAACCAAAATTAGAACAATGGGAAAAGCTTCATTTTGTGAAATACAGGATATAAGTGGAAAAATACAATTATACATTTCACAAAAATATGTAAATAAAAACTTTTATAAAAAAATTTTTATGAAATGGAATTTAGGAGATATAATAGGAGTATACGGTAATGTATTTAAAACTAAAACAAATGAAATAACTGTAAAATGTAAAAAGTTAAAATTATTAACCAAAACATTCAGACTAATTCCAAACAACTATTACGGTTTAACAGACAGAGAAAAATGCTATAGAAAAAGACATCTAGATCTAATATCTAATAAAAAATCACTAAAAAAATTTATAACAAGATCTTATGTAATATTTTTTATAAGACAATTTTTTATAAAAAAAGAGTTTTTAGAAGTAGAAACACCTATATTGCAAGATATTCCAGGAGGAGCATTAGCTAAACCATTTATTACTCATCATAATTCATTAAATAAAACAATGTATTTAAGAATATCTCCTGAATTATATTTAAAAAAATTAATAGTAGGAGGCTTTGAAAAAATATTTGAAATTAGCAAGAACTTTCGAAATGAAGGAATATCCTCTAAACATAATCCAGAATTCACTATGATTGAAGCTTACATGGCATATTCTAACTATTTAGATATGATGAATCTTTTAGAAGAACTATTTAGATATGTCATTAAAAATATTAAAAAAAAAAGTTTCATAAAATATAATAAAATAAAAATAAATTTTAAAAAAAAATTTATTAAAATGACAATAGATGAAGCAATAGTAAAATTTAATGACAATATAAATATAAAAGATTTAAATAACATTGATTATATAAAAAAAATTTTAGTAAAAAAAAATATAAAAATCAAAAATTATTATAGTATAGAAAGAATAAAAATGAAATTGTTTGAACAAACTGTAGAAAAAAAAATTGTATACCCAACATTTATTACAAATTATCCTGTAGAAACTTCACCTCTCTCTAGAAGAATGAACGACAAAAAAAAATTGACCGAAAGGTTTGAATTGTTTATTGCGGGTATGGAAATCAGTAATGGATTTTCAGAACTAAATGATCCAATAGACCAGAAAAAAAGATTTAGAAATCAGATAAAAAATAATAAAGAAAATAATTTTTATGACAAAGAATATATTGAAGCTTTAGAATATGGTCTACCTCCAACTTCTGGTGTGGGAATAGGAATAGATAGAGTAATAATGTTATTAACAAATTCCAAAAATATTAGAGACATAATTTTATTTCCAACTTTAAGAAAAACAGATAAAAACGTATAAGAATAAAAAAAAATTATATACAAACATACAAGAGAAAATACATGAATAAACAAAAAAATAAAATATATTATGTAATAAGAAAAATTATAAAAAAAAATAATTCTCCGTTTTGGTTATATAAAGAACAAGATATTTTAAATCAAATCAAGAAGTTAAAAAAATTTGATGTAATACGATTTGCACAAAAATCTTGTTCCAACATAAATATATTAAAGATAATGAAAAGAAATAAATTAAAAGTAGACGCAGTTTCATCTGGAGAAATAGATAGAGCAATAGAAGCTGGATTTTCGTCACAAAATGATGAAATAGTTTATACTTCTGATATTTTTGATAAAGAAACTTTATCTAAAGTTGTTAATTTGAATATTACAGTAAATATTGGCTCTATAGACATGATAAAACAAATAGGAAAAATTTCTCCCGGGCATAACATATGGTTAAGAATTAATCCAAAATTTGGACATGGACATAGTAAAAAAACTAACACTGGTGGGAACAATAGTAAACATGGAATATGGAAAGTAAAACCTGCAATAAAAGAAATACAAAAATATGGTTTAAAATTATCTGGATTTCATGTTCATATAGGATCTGGATCAAACTTGCACAACTTAAAAAAGGTATGCAAGTATTTAAAAAATAAAATAATAAAAATGAATAAGAAAATCAAAATAATATCATCAGGAGGAGGCATACCTACACCATATAAAAATGATGAAAAAGTTTTTGATATAAAAAAATATTCTGAATACTGGATAAAGACTAAAAAAAGTCTAGAAAATTATTTTAACCAAAAAATCATACTAGAGACAGAGCCTGGAAGATTTATAGTATCAAAATCTGGATTTTTAATATCAGAAGTAAGAGCAATAAAAAAAACTGATAAGTACAAATTTGTAATAATAAATGTAGGATTTAACGATTTAATTAGACCGGTAATGTATGGAAGTTATCATAAAATTTCTATAATAAATATGACAAAAAAAGATGCAAAAACAAAATTAAAAAAAAAAGAAGATGTCGTAATATCTGGACCGCTGTGTGAATCAGGAGATATATTTACTATACATAATAACGGTAATATAATTACAAGAAAACTTAAAAAAATTTATGTTGGAGACTATTTAATTTTTCATGATGTTGGAGCATATGGATCCTCTATGTCATCTAATTATAATAGCAGACCATTAATACCAGAATTTTTATTAACATATGATAATAAAATAAAAAAAATAAGAAAAAAACAAAAAATTTTAGATTTAATAAAACTTGAAAAATAAAATGTTGTCATAAAAAATAAATTTATAAAAAAACATTTAATATATATAAAATGTATAAAAAAACCACTTAGTATAATGCAAATTTAAAAAATATTTTTTTCCATAAAAAAAAAATATATTTAAGTTGTATTTATTAAAACAAAAATATATTATTTTTTTTATTATATAAAACTATTTATACAAACATTTTATATTTTCAAATAAATCTAAAATATAATTATAAATAT
This region of Buchnera aphidicola (Chaitoregma tattakana) genomic DNA includes:
- the lysS gene encoding lysine--tRNA ligase is translated as MNKTNKIIKISESHKIREDSIKYINKHNFTYPNNFNPNTTCRKILKKYKNLYEKNANLISQDIKIAGRITKIRTMGKASFCEIQDISGKIQLYISQKYVNKNFYKKIFMKWNLGDIIGVYGNVFKTKTNEITVKCKKLKLLTKTFRLIPNNYYGLTDREKCYRKRHLDLISNKKSLKKFITRSYVIFFIRQFFIKKEFLEVETPILQDIPGGALAKPFITHHNSLNKTMYLRISPELYLKKLIVGGFEKIFEISKNFRNEGISSKHNPEFTMIEAYMAYSNYLDMMNLLEELFRYVIKNIKKKSFIKYNKIKINFKKKFIKMTIDEAIVKFNDNINIKDLNNIDYIKKILVKKNIKIKNYYSIERIKMKLFEQTVEKKIVYPTFITNYPVETSPLSRRMNDKKKLTERFELFIAGMEISNGFSELNDPIDQKKRFRNQIKNNKENNFYDKEYIEALEYGLPPTSGVGIGIDRVIMLLTNSKNIRDIILFPTLRKTDKNV
- the prfB gene encoding peptide chain release factor 2: MEKYYETYENEKKIKSLKKKNENLKKTTHYYKKSKILNEIRKTLCKKDTWKKTDIIRKLKKHKKQIKQEISPIKKNCRKIKYLLELVDLSIKLKNYEILQDIKHETKKIKKSIKETEFYKMFSGKNDKLNCYLDIQPGSGGVESQDWANMLLKMYLKWANKKKFITKIISKYKGEIAGIKSATIYISGNFALGWFRTETGIHRLVRKSPFNSTGKRHTSFASIYVYPDIKEKTKLKMLNSDIKIDVYRSSGAGGQHVNKTESAVRITHIPTNLVTQCQNYRSQHKNKEQAIKQMESKLYNLEIKKNKNAKKDLENLKSKITWSKQIRSYILDLSIVKDTRTGVESNNIQHVLEGNLDTFVKASLKLGV
- the typA gene encoding translational GTPase TypA, which produces MKKIKNIAIIAHVDHGKTTLIDKLLKESKYYKEKKNKEERIMDSNFLEKERGITILSKHASIFWKNYKINIVDTPGHADFGGEVERIMSMVDSVLLIVDALEGPMPQTRFVTKKSFLYNLKPIVVINKIDRKNSRPNWVLEKIFDLFINLNATEEQLDFPIVYTSAALGTSGLEINNIKNNMIPLIKTIIKYTPEKINYCNKKLKMQISQIHYDSYLGHIGIGRVKFGTIKKNQTVFVINNKKKKCIRKINKILHYKGVETVETDSSSAGEIVLISGIENIEISDTICEKKDEIAFPDLIIDKPTVKIFLSVNTSPLSGIEGKYLTSRQILKRLKEEISKNVSLKIDYKNDSNTFCISGRGELHLSILIETMRREGFEMELSRPKIIFKDYKKKIYEPYENLIIDIEKKHQGNIMKFIGERKGSLKNIIESNEKNRICLDYYISSRALIGFRSEFNNITSGTGIFYSSFKKYDIKKSYEIGQRKNGVLISNKSGKALGFSLFSLQNRGILFITHGEKVYEGQIIGIHNRANDLTVNCLTGKKLTNMRASGSDEAINLKKHTIITLEKAFSFINDDELIEITPKKIRLRKKYLKSSERKKFKKNKI
- the lysA gene encoding diaminopimelate decarboxylase — protein: MNKQKNKIYYVIRKIIKKNNSPFWLYKEQDILNQIKKLKKFDVIRFAQKSCSNINILKIMKRNKLKVDAVSSGEIDRAIEAGFSSQNDEIVYTSDIFDKETLSKVVNLNITVNIGSIDMIKQIGKISPGHNIWLRINPKFGHGHSKKTNTGGNNSKHGIWKVKPAIKEIQKYGLKLSGFHVHIGSGSNLHNLKKVCKYLKNKIIKMNKKIKIISSGGGIPTPYKNDEKVFDIKKYSEYWIKTKKSLENYFNQKIILETEPGRFIVSKSGFLISEVRAIKKTDKYKFVIINVGFNDLIRPVMYGSYHKISIINMTKKDAKTKLKKKEDVVISGPLCESGDIFTIHNNGNIITRKLKKIYVGDYLIFHDVGAYGSSMSSNYNSRPLIPEFLLTYDNKIKKIRKKQKILDLIKLEK
- the gmk gene encoding guanylate kinase — protein: MKNNKDFGICFILSAPSGTGKTSLLKKFFEKDTTNNIFLSISYTTRKKRCNEIDKIHYNFVSRNMFKTMIIKKKFIEYAKIFNNYYGTSFFEINRQLKKGKDVFLDIDYNGAKQIKKKVLFSTSIFILPPSKSEVVRRLKHRNQDSHKIISKRMKKFSEEIKSYKDYDYLIVNNNFNNALEKIRTIVNSENLKVVYNKKKYFNLINILLKK